The proteins below are encoded in one region of Pleuronectes platessa chromosome 12, fPlePla1.1, whole genome shotgun sequence:
- the nfkb2 gene encoding nuclear factor NF-kappa-B p100 subunit gives MAGALRMSEAQYINVYDNDLQLNLMPYDYIPPVDIKTEPYIPETAHGPYIQIIEEPKQRGFRFRYECEGPSHGGLPGASSEKNRRTYPTVKINNYVGHARVEVQLVTHTDPPRVHAHSLVGRHCTEKGTCTLDVGPNDLTASFSNLGILHVTKKGVVEILCKRLRDERRRHKGHTLTDLEESVCLKDAKDLGKVMDLNIVRLKFTAYLQDSNGGFTRALKPVVSNPIYDSKSPNASNLKISRMDKTCGSVLGGDEIFLLCDKVQKDDIEIRFYEEDDEGGWEAFGDFSPTDVHKQYAIVFKTPAYHSAEIERPVTVFLQLKRKKAGDSSDPKQFTYIPHVQDKEEVLRKKQKPLPHYESWRGGRGGGGGAGGFGGGGGGGGGGGGFQFNQQINGGGGGGGGGGGGGAFFTGSFTGFTGGGGAQMSGSTPQTDVAQHQSDGQTPLQQQLCQIAAALHSRASQSARQTAAALLQYCSTGDARVLLAIQRHLCGVQDGNGDTPLHLAVIHQQTGVIQQLVHTLLSSQQQHVLNVSNHLRQTPLHLAVITRQVKVVEVLLRAGADLSLVDKDGRSPLHLAALAGDSATLRPLLAHMGEHHAHLVNTADFHGLQPLHLAVRRDGERCLRLLVEGGAKINAPEQKSGNSALHLAVRENLFKVACTLITELKADVNACTFGGNTALHLAAGLGSPTLCSMLIAAGADKNMENDEPLSFNYSSEEEEKDEDAPITEEEAVACQPINPRKRPAGHTPLDLAKCQRVRNLLTSRRSPKAGRHGSKRIKSSSSEERDCSGLDEDTLSRLVEVLSVGDVPWRKLAEKLGMMTLTLTHLYQDSATPCHHLLQHYKLGGGPLDGLVDALQSLGLSEGVQLLRSSEPRDDKHNTDATVDSGFGSQPMEEEEPPVANE, from the exons ATGGCCGGAGCTCTGAG GATGAGTGAAGCTCAGTACATCAACGTCTACGATAACGAC ctgcagTTGAACCTGATGCCGTACGACTACATCCCCCCGGTGGACATAAAGACCGAGCCCTACATCCCAGAGACAG CTCATGGTCCCTACATTCAGATCATCGAGGAGCCAAAACAG AGGGGTTTTCGTTTCCGTTACGAGTGCGAGGGTCCGTCCCATGGCGGGTTACCAGGGGCCTCCAGTGAGAAGAACCGGAGAACCTACCCGACTGTGAAG ATCAATAACTACGTGGGTCACGCTCGGGTCGAGGTTCAGCTGGTGACGCACACAGACCCCCCCCGAGTCCACGCCCACAGTCTGGTGGGCCGACACTGCACCGAGAAGGGAACCTGTACGCTGGACGTGGGCCCCAACGACCTCACCGCCTC gtTCAGTAACCTCGGAATTCTTCACGTGACCAAGAAAGGTGTCGTTGAGATTCTGTGCAAGAGGCtgagagacgagaggaggagacacaaaggacacacactgacag acctggaggagagtgtgtgtctgaaggaTGCAAAGGATCTTGGGAAGGTGATGGACCTGAACATCGTGAGGTTAAAGTTCACCGCCTACCTGCAGGACAGTAACGGAGGATTCACCAGAGCGCTCAAACCCGTTGTGTCCAACCCCATCTACGACAGCA agtcGCCAAACGCCTCCAACCTGAAAATCTCTCGTATGGATAAGACGTGCGGCTCGGTGCTCGGAGGAGACGAGATCTTCCTGCTCTGCGACAAAGTCCAGAAAG ACGACATCGAGATCCGCTTCTATGAGGAGGACGACGAGGGAGGATGGGAGGCGTTCGGGGATTTCTCACCCACTGATGTCCacaaacag tacGCCATCGTGTTCAAGACTCCGGCCTATCACAGCGCAGAGATCGAGCGTCCCGTCACCGTCTTCCTGcagctgaagaggaagaaggccGGCGACAGCAGTGACCCCAAACAGTTCACCTACATCCCACATGTCCAAG ATAAAGAGGAGGTATTGAGGAAGAAGCAGAAACCGCTGCCTCACTATGAAtcctggagaggagggcgaggaggtggaggaggagctgggggtttcggaggaggaggaggaggaggaggaggaggaggag GATTTCAGTTCAACCAGCAGAtaaacggaggaggaggaggaggaggaggaggaggaggaggaggagctttcTTCACTGGAAGCTTCACTGGCTTCACTGGAGGGGGAGGGGCTCAGatgtcaggctccacccctcagACAGATGTTGCCCAGCACCAGAGTGACGGACAGAcgcctctccagcagcagctctgtcagaTTG CGGCGGCGCTCCACAGCCGAGCGTCTCAGAGCGCCCGGCAGACCGCCGCCGCCCTGCTGCAGTACTGCAGCACCGGGGACGCCCGCGTCCTCCTGGCTATCCAGAGACACCTCTGTGGCGTCCAGGACGGCAACGGAGACAC TCCTTTGCACCTGGCCGTCATCCACCAGCAGACCGGTGTGATTCAGCAGCTCGTTCACACTCTGCTCAGCAGCCAACAGCAGCACGTCCTCAACGTGTCCAATCACCTCCGACAG ACGCCGCTCCACCTGGCCGTCATCACGCGGCAGGTGAAGGTGGTGGAGGTGTTGCTGCGGGCCGGGGCGGACCTCAGCCTGGTGGACAAAGACGGACGCAGCCCGCTGCACCTGGCCGCGCTGGCCGGAGACAGCGCAACActccgccccctgctggctcacATGGGGGAGCACCACGCCCACCTGGTCAACACCGCCGACTTCCATG GTCTCCAGCCCCTTCACCTGGCCGTGAGGAGGGACGGCGAGCGCTGCCTCCGCCTGCTGGTGGAGGGAGGAGCCAAGATCAACGCCCCCGAGCAGAAGAGTGGAAACAGCGCCCTCCACCTGGCCGTCAGAGAGAACCTGTTCAAGGTGGCGTGCACGCTCATCACCGAG ctgaagGCCGATGTTAACGCCTGTACGTTTGGAGGAAACACGGCGCTGCACCTGGCGGCCGGCCTGGGCTCGCCCACGCTCTGCTCCATGCTCATCGCCGCAG GAGCTGATAAGAACATGGAGAACGACGAGCCGCTCTCTTTCAACTACtcgtcagaagaagaagagaaagacgaAGATGCACCAATCACAGAAGAGGAGGCCGTCGCCTGTCAGCCAATCAACCCTCGCAAGAGACCAGCAGGACACACCCCCCTAGACCTCGCTAAATGTCAAAGG GTGAGGAACCTGTTAACGTCCAGACGGAGTCCAAAGGCCGGTCGTCATGGCAGCAAGAGGATCAAGTCAAGCAGCAGTGAAG AGCGGGACTGCTCGGGGCTGGACGAGGACACGCTGTCCCGGCTGGTGGAGGTGCTGAGTGTTGGAGACGTTCCCTGGAGGAAGCTGGCGGAGAAGCTGGGGATGATGACGCTGACGCTGACGCACCTGTACCAGGACAGTGCCACGCCCTGCCACCACCTGCTGCAGCACTACAAG ttggggggggggccaCTCGACGGCCTCGTCGACGCCCTTCAGTCGCTCGGTTTGTCCGAAGGAGTCCAACTGCTGCGAAGCTCCGAGCCGAGAGacgacaaacacaacacag ACGCCACCGTCGACAGCGGCTTCGGCAGCCAGCcaatggaagaggaggagccaccCGTAGCCAATGAGTGA